The nucleotide window ACGAATCTCGTCCGAGTTCGACCACAACAACTGGGCCGCGGCGACATGCGGGAAGTTCCCGCCACCGTTGGCCCGGTAGTTGTTCACCGCGAACACGAACTTCTTGTCGTCCGCCAACGGCGCACCCTCGAACCGCACATTCGTCACCCGCGAACCCGCCGGCTTCGCGATGTCGATCTCGTACGACAGACCACTCACCGCGTCGTAGTTGTAGTCCGGCGTACCGTTCGCATTCGTCAGCTTCGCCGGATCGATCACCGCGTCCGCCGCCGTCTGCACGAAGTAGTTCGCCGAGTACTCCAGATACGCCTTCATCTGCGCACCCGTCATCAGACGCGCCTCCAGCGTGTTCTCGAAGACATACAGACCAGCGACATCCCGAATGGTGACATTCCCCGCAGGAATCACCGCACTGCGCGAAAACGCCGCAGCCTGTGACAACACCGGCAGCGACGCATACTCACCCGACGCCAGCGCCTGCTTCACCGTGTCCGCCTGGATGTGGTTGATCAGATCGATGATCGCCACATCCTTGTACGGCGCCTCCACCGACGTCATCTCGGCCGCGTTCGTACCGATGATCTGGTTGACGTACGCCACGACCTTCGTGTGCTCGTCCCCCAGCATCTTGACGATCTTCGGGTCCTCCTCCACCGCGTTGGAGTTCAGAACCTTGGCCGCCACCTTCTCGACCTTCCAGCAACCCTTGGCCCACACCAGCTCGAAGTCGAACAGCGTCAGCCGCTGACCCCACTTCAGCGGCTCCGACAACACGACCTGCTTGCCGGTCTCCTTGTTGGTGACGAAGTACTCCGGGATCTCCGTGTGCGCGTGCCCCACGAGAATCGCGTCGATGCCCGGCACCTGCTCGGCCACCAGCCCGGCCGCGTTCTCGATGTACGGCAACTGGTCACCGTACGAGGACGTACCCGAAGAACCGCTGTGCGCCGACACGATCACGACGTCCGCACCCATCGACCGCAGCTTCGGCACCCACTTCGCCGCCTGCTCCTCCAGCCCCGGGAACGTCATCTTCCCCTGCACGTTCGCCTTGTCCCAGATCGCGATGCCGGGGTTGGTCAGCCCGAGAACAGCCACCTTCACATCACGGCCGTGCGGGGTGCACAGCCGGTGCATGCTGTACGGCGGGAACGCCGGCCGCAGCGTCTTCGCGTCCAGCGCGTTGGCACCCAACAGCGGGAAACGACACTGCTCCTGGAACTTCCGCAGCACCGGAATGCCGTAGTTGAACTCGTGGTTGCCGAGCGCGGCCGCGTCGTAGTCGATCGCGTTCATCGCCTGCGCCATCGGGTGCACCGGGCCGCCCTTGGCGGTGATCGGGTCGACCTTGGCGTAGTAGTACGACAGCTGCGTGCCCTGAATGGTGTCGCCCGCGTCGATCAGCAGCGTGTTCCGCCGCCCCTTCTCCTTACGGATCTGGTTGACGAGCGTGGAGATCTTCGCCAGACCCACGTCGTTGTGCGCCTTGTCGTCGAACTCCTTGTCCGTGAAGTAGTCCCAGTTGAAGACGTTGCCGTGCAGGTCGGTCGTCCCCATCACGGTGAACTTGTACCGCTTCGGATCCTTCGCCTTGCTGTCGACCGCCTCGGCCGCCTGGGCGCTCGGCGCCGCGGCAGCACCGGCGATGGCCACCCCCGCACCGGTCACGGCGGACTTCTTCAGGAACTTCCGGCGGTTCAAGGGCATGTCTGACTACTCCTCGGGGAACGGAACACAACGCGCGTAGACAACCATGCGGACAACACCGCCCACATGGACAACGCGCGTAGATTCTGACGCGTCCATTCCCAACGGCAACAGACCCCGCAGGTTGCGATCTGGTGACCTGCCCACACCCCAACCGGGTGACTGGTGACAGAGTGGGACGTATGACCGCCAGCCCAGAGGAAGCCGCCCCCGCCGTCCCCTACGGAACCCCCGAAGCCCCCCGCATCGCCGTCCGCGGCGAAGCCCGCCTCGAAGTCGACCCCGAACTCGCCCGCATCAGCGTCACCGTCGCCGCCCGAGGCAAAGACCGCCGAGCCGCCCTCGACGACCTCACCCGCCGCAACGGCACCGTCCTCGACCTCATCAAGACATACGGCGACGCGGTGGAGAGACTGGAGACAGGCGCCTTCTCCATCACACCGGAACTGAAGGAGAAGGGAAGAGGCGAGCGAATCCACGCGTACCACGGCCGAGTCCACATCACAGCGGAGCTGACGGACTTCACGGCACTGGGTGAACTGACGACCCGCCTGGCGGACCTGGACCTCACGAGAGTCGACGGCCCGTGGTGGTCCCTGCGCCCCGACTCACCGGCACACAGGAAGGCCCGCCAGCAGGCGGTACGGGAAGCCGTACAGCGCGCGAGGGAGTACGCGGAAGCCCTGGGCACCACACTGGCAGCCCTGGTCGAACTGGCCGACATCGGCGCCGAAGGCCCCGCCAGACCCCTCGCCCCCGCAGCCCCCGGCGGCCGCATGCGCTCCATGGCAGCCGCCGAGGAAACCGCCGCAGCCCCCCTCGACCTCGAACCCCAACGCCAACGCGTCTACGCACAAGTCAACGCCCGCTTCACCATGGCACCACCCAAGCTGTGAGACATGCG belongs to Streptomyces graminofaciens and includes:
- a CDS encoding bifunctional metallophosphatase/5'-nucleotidase produces the protein MPLNRRKFLKKSAVTGAGVAIAGAAAAPSAQAAEAVDSKAKDPKRYKFTVMGTTDLHGNVFNWDYFTDKEFDDKAHNDVGLAKISTLVNQIRKEKGRRNTLLIDAGDTIQGTQLSYYYAKVDPITAKGGPVHPMAQAMNAIDYDAAALGNHEFNYGIPVLRKFQEQCRFPLLGANALDAKTLRPAFPPYSMHRLCTPHGRDVKVAVLGLTNPGIAIWDKANVQGKMTFPGLEEQAAKWVPKLRSMGADVVIVSAHSGSSGTSSYGDQLPYIENAAGLVAEQVPGIDAILVGHAHTEIPEYFVTNKETGKQVVLSEPLKWGQRLTLFDFELVWAKGCWKVEKVAAKVLNSNAVEEDPKIVKMLGDEHTKVVAYVNQIIGTNAAEMTSVEAPYKDVAIIDLINHIQADTVKQALASGEYASLPVLSQAAAFSRSAVIPAGNVTIRDVAGLYVFENTLEARLMTGAQMKAYLEYSANYFVQTAADAVIDPAKLTNANGTPDYNYDAVSGLSYEIDIAKPAGSRVTNVRFEGAPLADDKKFVFAVNNYRANGGGNFPHVAAAQLLWSNSDEIRNTMIAWVKAKGSIDPAAFASVDWKLTRNGTPVF
- a CDS encoding SIMPL domain-containing protein, which codes for MTASPEEAAPAVPYGTPEAPRIAVRGEARLEVDPELARISVTVAARGKDRRAALDDLTRRNGTVLDLIKTYGDAVERLETGAFSITPELKEKGRGERIHAYHGRVHITAELTDFTALGELTTRLADLDLTRVDGPWWSLRPDSPAHRKARQQAVREAVQRAREYAEALGTTLAALVELADIGAEGPARPLAPAAPGGRMRSMAAAEETAAAPLDLEPQRQRVYAQVNARFTMAPPKL